The Vibrio agarivorans genome contains the following window.
CGTTCTAGAGAGTTGTAATAAGTTTGTCATTCTAACAGGGTCTTTTTTACTACCCAAGTCAGTGACATCTGATATATTCCATTGATTAACAAGCATTGATTATAAAGCATAGACGGACATTGATTGTGATTGAGAACTTTAGTGCCTTTTTAGTAGCGATAACGATTTTAACCCTGACACCGGGATTAGATACCGCTTTGGTGATCCGTAATACTTCTCGCGGCGGCTTTCACGATGGAGCATTAACCAGTTTAGGGATCTGTCTGGGTTTGTTTGTCCACGCCTCGTTTTCAGCGTTAGGTATTTCGGTAATTTTGACTCAATCAGCAGAGCTGTTTTATGCAGTAAAAACGGTGGGTGCAGCGTACTTAATTTGGTTAGGCATCTCGAGTTTAAGGTCGATTAAACACAGTGGTGGCGTTACGGTTGGCTCTGTGGGAAGTCAAGATGTGAATGTGCGTCGGTCGCTGCGCGAAGGCTTTTTTTCAAACGTATTGAACCCTAAAACTGCTGTCTTCTATTTGGCGTTCTTACCGCAATTTATCAATCCAGAATACTCTCCATTTTTGCAGTCGTTGCTGATGGCAGCGATTCACTTTGTCATTGCGATGCTCTGGCAGTGTGGTTTGTCGGGCATGCTTAATTCTGCGAAGTCACTGCTCAATAACGCCACTTTTGTGCGTTGGATGGAAGGCACAACGGGCGCTGTTCTGATTGTATTAGGTGTGAAACTGCTAATTGAAAAGCCGCAAATTTAGAGCTTAATGCTTATCTAAGCACCACGTGTAAAGGTGTTTGGCTAGTGCCTCAGATTCAGCCAAAGGTAGATCATGGGCATCGCTATCAAATAGGTTGAGTTCTACTCCCCAGTGATCAGCAATCGCTTCACCACATTGAGGACTGACTAACTGATCTTTATCACTGACAATAACTTGAGTGATGCATTTTGGAGACGTTTCAAAACCGCGAAACCGTGCAGCAGCGACAAGTTGTCTAAGCGCATTATTAACAGATACAGGGTGTTTGGATGCAAGCTCAACGTGGTAAGACAGAATCTCCCCATCTTGTTGATAATTTGGGTAAGTGATACTTAGAATACGATCTTGAAAGGCGTTTTCGCCTTTTGCTCGCTCGGCCAGTATCGACCCTAATGCCCGCAAATTGATACGTTGCCAGAAAGGGCTGAATCGCGCAAAGCTGGGGTTAATTAGGGTTAATGAAGCAATTTGCTCGGGGTACGCCTTGGCCCATTGGCTTGCTAGCATTGATCCCATCGAAATCGCCACTAAATGGTAACGGGTGCAGCCATCAGGCAACTGTGACATAACTTGCGGTAACATCGAATCAATGGATAGCGGACTTGTTTGTTCGTAAAGCTCGCCATTTCCTGCCACATTTGGAGTTATGATCGTTAGGCTTGGTTCGATGGTTTTGAGCTCGCAAAGTAACCTTTGCCAGTGACCACTTTCACGGAGTAAACCTCTCAACAATACTATGGGTACCATAATTTGAGTGCCTTGTCAGTCAGTTGCTCTTTGTTGTCGATCGTCTCTAGGATTCGGTTATCTAACACCTGCATTAAATAGTTTAGAAGTGTGCTGTGACGACGTTGAACTCTTTTAATTCTATGGGGCTTAGTTGGGTGAAACAGTTGGCTGAAACTCAATAGTTGCATCGGGTTTTTCTTAACCCAAAGCCAAGAGCCAAGCTCTAGAGTGAGTGGCAGAAAGTGATGACTAGATTGCTCAAAGTGTTGGAGATACTGCCAATCCCAAAAATCCCCATGCGTTGTGTATTGGTGCCACTGCGGCTCAAACTGATAGAGCTCGTAGTGTGGGTAGCTCTTGCGAAACAGTCGATATAGCAAATAATACTGCTCAATATTGTCTGGCGGTTTTTTATGGTGGGCGAAAGGAAACCAAAGACGGTCTTTAGTACCAAAGCCACTATGTAGATCGAGCACAATCGTCGAGGAGGCCGACCGACTCACATTTAATAGATAGTTTGAAGTGTGAGTCAGCTCTTTTTCCATATTATCGGGATTACCTCGAAACCAAGGTAACTTGCTCGAAATCGTTTGTCCTGCATAAAGCTGCATTGCTGGGTTTGTCGCGTTGACAGGGGCGTTACGCATTAAGTCGACGCCGTTATGATTGGCTCTTTTTTTTAACGCTACGCCCCACGGATTAACTACGGGTATCGCTATTAGCTGTATCCGTGTCAGCAAGCGTTGTAACTCTTTGTCCCATTGTATGCGGCGCATTAGGCTCTTAATAAACGCCAGAATTATCTGGCTACCTATACGTTCAACACCGTGAATCGAACCGGTTAAAACGAGGCAGGGAAGAGTAGGGTCTTTTGCACCTATATTCAGTGCATAAAGCGGGAGAGAGTGATTTTCATGTTGTATGTGTGCGAGTTCAATGAGGTCGACCTGCGCATTTTTATTGCTTAGATTGAGTATATGTTCAATTTCTCTTGGCAGATGGCTCATCGTTAAACCAGTGTGCTCTTGTTTGAGCGTATCAGTTTGAATGTATAGCGTTAAGTGTATGAGTCGATGGGCACGTCGTTGTTAAACATTTATTTCAGTGGTAGTTCATTTTTACTCACTACCACTGAAATAGAGGTGTTACGTCTTTAAAGCATAGGTAAAGTGCTGCCTAGTAATAATGCCCCCATTGACCAGTTAAAGGCTCTCAAACGTTTAGGGGTGTTGAGTAAGCGACCAATTTCTCGTCCCATCAAAGTCCATAATGTGCCTGATGGAATGTTTGCCATGGCGAATACCACACTGATGATGATGACACCCGTCACATCACTAGTGGTGTTGTAGACGGTGATAGACGTAAGCGCCATCGTCCACCCTTTTGGATTTACCCACTGGAACAGACACGCGCCAATAAAGCTCATCGGTTCATAGTCTGTTGCTTTCAGTTCGCGCTTGCTGGTGACGATTTTATAAGTCAAAAAGAGTAGGTACGCTAGACAGGCCCATTTAAGCCCCTGTTGCAGTTGAGGGTATAGTTCGAAGACTGAACCAAGCCCGATACCCACCACCAGCACCATAAATGAAAATCCGCACATAATGCCCGCCATATGCGGCAGTGTGCGAACAAAGCCAACATTCGCCCCTGAGGTGAGCAACATGATGTTGTTCGGACCAGGCGTAAAGGTTGAGACGAAAGCAAAAATCGCTAGTGCGTATATCACACCCATTTCCATAATGAGTTCTCCATTTGTTGTCGTTGAGGAGAGTTTATATTCATATATGCGCAATTTTGTGTTTAAAATTGACTAAAATGATTTTTTTACACAACAAATGGTCACTTATGGATGCGTTTGAACAAAAGATATTGCGTGAGCTTAAGCAAAATGGTCGAATTTCTAATGTTGAATTAGCGGATAAGGTGGGATTGTCCCCTTCAGCGACACTGCGCCGTGTACAAGAGCTAGAACGAACAGGTGTGATATCTGGCTACCAAGCGAATATTAATCGCGAGAAAGTAGGGATTGGATTTATCGCTTATGTCTCCGTCGGTCTATCAAGTCACAGAAAACAGGCTCAGCTAAGTTTTGAACAACACGTTGAGTTTGAGGATCAGGTTGTAGAGTGCCATAACATTACCGGAGCGAGTGAGTATCTGTTGCGGGTTGAGACTAAAGACTTGGCCAGCTATAAAACATTCCATGCTGATGTACTTGGAGAGTGCCCCGTTGTTGACTCAATAACTACTATGGTTGTGATGGACTCGCCAAAAGATATTCGATAAGACCAAGAATTCGATGAAGATAAGAAAGGTGCAAGAAAGCAGGGCTTTCACTGCACCTTAATGGGGGTTAGATGAGTGCCGCTCGCGCTTTTGCTGATATCCACTCGGAGACGATAACCGTCACCAGTATCGAACAGAAAATCACGGTTACTTGTGGCCAAGCAAGGATTGACATCGATTCTTGAAGTTTCAAGCCAATACCACCTGCACCGACAAGACCCAATACGGTTGATTCACGAATGTTGATATCCCAACGAAATAGGCTCGTACCGATAAAACTTGGCAAGATTTGCGGTAACACGCCGTAGCTCAATACTTGCAACTCAGAGGCTCCGGTCGCTCGTATTGCTGCGACTTGAGTTTCGTTTACCTCTTCAATTGCTTCATACACAAGCTTAGAGACAAAGCCTATAGAACGTAGTGCGATGGCAATGATACCCGCAAGTAATCCTGGCCCCATGATTGCTACAAGTAATAGTGCCCAAATAAGTGAGTTAATTGAACGGCTTGATGCAATAATGAGCAGCGCTATCGGACGAGCAATGGTTTGGCTCGGTGTCGTATTGCGCGCGGCTAAAAATGCAATCGGGAAAGCAATGACAACGCCAAGTGCAGTACCCAGTGTCGCGATATTGATAGTATCCCAAAGTGGAACCCATAGCTGCTCTAAGTAGCTCCAACGAGGGGGCCACATACGCGATGAAATATCAGAAAACTGCTTAGGTGCATCAACAACAAAGAACCACATGGTGTCTTCGTTCATTACTTGCCAACAAAAAACAGTTAACGCAACAAACGCCAACCAAAGGACAAATTGTTGTAGTGATTCTTTTGGAGTGTAACGGCTCCATTGAACCGGTGTAGACGTGTTCATTAACGAATGCTCTTTCTGATCTGTGTGGAGAGAAACTCAGCGGCCATAACAATAGCGATGATGATCATTAGGATAGCTGCAGCCGCGCTGTACTCGTAGCGATCCATAGCTGTGTTCAGTGTGGCACCAATACCGCCTGCGCCTACAATGCCGATAACCGCAGATTCACGGAAGTTGATATCGAAACGGTATAAGCAAAGGCCAATAATGCGAGGCATAACTTGAGGCTGCACCGCGTAGTTAACTTGTTGTAACCAGCTTGCACCTGCCGATCTCATTGCGGTCAGTGGGGCAGGGTTGAGTGCTTCAATTTCATCCGCAAACAGCTTGGCTAAGAAGCCGATAGTTGCAATAGTAAGAGTGACAAAACCAGCAAAAGTACCAAAACCGAACAGTGCTACACACAAAATCGCAATAATGATTTCCTGTAAGCTACGTGCAACGGCAACGAAGCTTCGGCAGAAGTAGTAAACTGGTTTAGGTGCGAGATTCTTTGCCGCACCTAAGCCAAATGGGATTGAGAGAATAATACCGGCCACGGTTGATGTCATTGTCATCGTTAAGCTTTCTACAAGCCCTTGTGAGATGTTATTCCATCGTCCGCTAAAGTCTGGACTCATAAACGCTTTGATGAAGTTAAGACCACGCTCAGAGCCTTCATAAATTCGAATCCAGTTGATTTCAATTGATTGAGTCGCAGCATAAAGATACAGAGCAATCGCAATCCAAATACCATTTCTAACCCAGGCATTTTGAATCAGTGGCGGTTTTTTCCATGTTGTTGGGTAGTGGCTCATACTGCTAGCCCCAATTCTAGTTCAGCGTCTTGCACTTCTTCATTGCTGGTCGCATTCCAGTCTTCTTCACCGTAGATAGTGGTCAATGCCGCTTCGTCTAGCAAATCAGGTGAGCCATCAAATACCACTTCGCCTGCGTTTAATCCCACAATACGGTCAACGAATTGTGTCGCGAGGTTTACATCATGAATGTTGATGATCGCAGGCAGTTGGCTTTCTCGACAGATATCGGTAATCAAACGCATGATTTGACGCGCAGTTTTAGGGTCAAGAGCAGCGGTTGGCTCATCAATCAACAGTAGAGAAGGTTGTTGGGCTAACGCTCGGGCAATACCGACACGTTGTCTCTGACCACCAGAAAGGGCATCAGCACGCTTGTCAGCGTGTGTTAATAGACCCACTCGGTCTAATAGGGCGTAGGCATTTTGAATATCAGTCTCAGGGTATCTACGTAGGAAGCTACGCCAAAATGGGACATAGCCAAGACGCCCGGAAAGGACGTTTTCCATCACAGTAAGACGTTCAATAAGCGCGTACTCTTGGAAAATCATACCGATTTGGCGGCGCGCTTGTTTTAGTTGACCTTTTGAAAGGTTGGTCAGATCGTTACCTTCAAATAGAACTTCACCTGATGTCGGTTCAGTGAGACGGTTGATACAGCGAATCAGGGTTGATTTACCAGCACCAGATGGGCCGATAAGTCCTACCACTTCACCAGCTTGAATCGACAGGTTCACATCTGTGAGGGCCTTGTCAGAATTAGAGTAATGCTTTGTTAAGCCTTTAAGTGTCAGTGTGGACATGGTTTACCTTAGGAGTTGAATAGGTTGCCGAATGTAACAAGATGCAGCCAATAGGCTGCATCTTAATTCGTAGTACTTTGTTGAGTAATACTTTTAGTGACTAGAGGTTAGCTACAAGTGTAAGAAACTTCGTTTGCTGTATCGATGGTACGAATCACTTCCCAGTGCTCTTGGTAAGTGATTGGGATGAATTGAGATTCACCGTTACGCTCGAACTCTTCTTTTAGCTTTGTACCTTCCCAGTCAAACGTGAAGAACGCTTGTTGAATTTTCTCTTGAAGATCTGGGTGTAGGTTGTGAGCAAAACCGTAAGCCGTTGTTGGGAACGTTTGAGACTTATAGATAGACTTGATTGCGTCTTCTTTAACTACTTCACGGTCTAGCATGCGTGTTAGAACCGAGTTAGCCACTGCCGCAGCGTCGTAATCTTTGTGTGCAACAC
Protein-coding sequences here:
- the phnC gene encoding phosphonate ABC transporter ATP-binding protein, with amino-acid sequence MSTLTLKGLTKHYSNSDKALTDVNLSIQAGEVVGLIGPSGAGKSTLIRCINRLTEPTSGEVLFEGNDLTNLSKGQLKQARRQIGMIFQEYALIERLTVMENVLSGRLGYVPFWRSFLRRYPETDIQNAYALLDRVGLLTHADKRADALSGGQRQRVGIARALAQQPSLLLIDEPTAALDPKTARQIMRLITDICRESQLPAIINIHDVNLATQFVDRIVGLNAGEVVFDGSPDLLDEAALTTIYGEEDWNATSNEEVQDAELELGLAV
- a CDS encoding LysE family translocator produces the protein MEMGVIYALAIFAFVSTFTPGPNNIMLLTSGANVGFVRTLPHMAGIMCGFSFMVLVVGIGLGSVFELYPQLQQGLKWACLAYLLFLTYKIVTSKRELKATDYEPMSFIGACLFQWVNPKGWTMALTSITVYNTTSDVTGVIIISVVFAMANIPSGTLWTLMGREIGRLLNTPKRLRAFNWSMGALLLGSTLPML
- the phnE gene encoding phosphonate ABC transporter, permease protein PhnE, producing the protein MNTSTPVQWSRYTPKESLQQFVLWLAFVALTVFCWQVMNEDTMWFFVVDAPKQFSDISSRMWPPRWSYLEQLWVPLWDTINIATLGTALGVVIAFPIAFLAARNTTPSQTIARPIALLIIASSRSINSLIWALLLVAIMGPGLLAGIIAIALRSIGFVSKLVYEAIEEVNETQVAAIRATGASELQVLSYGVLPQILPSFIGTSLFRWDINIRESTVLGLVGAGGIGLKLQESMSILAWPQVTVIFCSILVTVIVSEWISAKARAALI
- a CDS encoding Lrp/AsnC family transcriptional regulator, with translation MDAFEQKILRELKQNGRISNVELADKVGLSPSATLRRVQELERTGVISGYQANINREKVGIGFIAYVSVGLSSHRKQAQLSFEQHVEFEDQVVECHNITGASEYLLRVETKDLASYKTFHADVLGECPVVDSITTMVVMDSPKDIR
- the phnE gene encoding phosphonate ABC transporter, permease protein PhnE; translation: MSHYPTTWKKPPLIQNAWVRNGIWIAIALYLYAATQSIEINWIRIYEGSERGLNFIKAFMSPDFSGRWNNISQGLVESLTMTMTSTVAGIILSIPFGLGAAKNLAPKPVYYFCRSFVAVARSLQEIIIAILCVALFGFGTFAGFVTLTIATIGFLAKLFADEIEALNPAPLTAMRSAGASWLQQVNYAVQPQVMPRIIGLCLYRFDINFRESAVIGIVGAGGIGATLNTAMDRYEYSAAAAILMIIIAIVMAAEFLSTQIRKSIR
- a CDS encoding alpha/beta fold hydrolase, whose product is MVPIVLLRGLLRESGHWQRLLCELKTIEPSLTIITPNVAGNGELYEQTSPLSIDSMLPQVMSQLPDGCTRYHLVAISMGSMLASQWAKAYPEQIASLTLINPSFARFSPFWQRINLRALGSILAERAKGENAFQDRILSITYPNYQQDGEILSYHVELASKHPVSVNNALRQLVAAARFRGFETSPKCITQVIVSDKDQLVSPQCGEAIADHWGVELNLFDSDAHDLPLAESEALAKHLYTWCLDKH
- a CDS encoding LysE family translocator, whose translation is MVIENFSAFLVAITILTLTPGLDTALVIRNTSRGGFHDGALTSLGICLGLFVHASFSALGISVILTQSAELFYAVKTVGAAYLIWLGISSLRSIKHSGGVTVGSVGSQDVNVRRSLREGFFSNVLNPKTAVFYLAFLPQFINPEYSPFLQSLLMAAIHFVIAMLWQCGLSGMLNSAKSLLNNATFVRWMEGTTGAVLIVLGVKLLIEKPQI
- a CDS encoding DUF2817 domain-containing protein, yielding MSHLPREIEHILNLSNKNAQVDLIELAHIQHENHSLPLYALNIGAKDPTLPCLVLTGSIHGVERIGSQIILAFIKSLMRRIQWDKELQRLLTRIQLIAIPVVNPWGVALKKRANHNGVDLMRNAPVNATNPAMQLYAGQTISSKLPWFRGNPDNMEKELTHTSNYLLNVSRSASSTIVLDLHSGFGTKDRLWFPFAHHKKPPDNIEQYYLLYRLFRKSYPHYELYQFEPQWHQYTTHGDFWDWQYLQHFEQSSHHFLPLTLELGSWLWVKKNPMQLLSFSQLFHPTKPHRIKRVQRRHSTLLNYLMQVLDNRILETIDNKEQLTDKALKLWYP